Proteins encoded within one genomic window of Deltaproteobacteria bacterium:
- a CDS encoding GAF domain-containing protein, with translation MTNDLDAILQAVLVGVTAGEGFGFNRAILFRPDSEGKLLEGYMAVGPSSKEDAYRIWSEIASRGLTLQEILAESVKAARDSHHYLSQLVRRIRVSLDDRSHPLVRAFEDMSVCVVTDGDRQGWSGEPADLWDGLGLGEFVVVPLHTDVERYGVILADNFVTRRPITQDDVESLQVFAALASIAIFKARSCSHLEERLGSQERLAIALEEKQDLLMEAERRALLGRMSDQLLHELRNPLTCIGGVANLLRKKLVDPELKGHAEIIVNEIRRLEGVLAELFAFSSASTVLHREAVSLYPLIDACLILLQSELERHGITRHVCMLKKDLVLDLDATLFQQALIHLFKNAIEAMPEGGLLTVSVSQVKDRTVIQITDTGLGIAKGHLHRVDEPFFTTKTQGMGIGLTLAKRVVELHDGHLTLARNRFGGTTVEICLPDGQCPS, from the coding sequence ATGACGAATGACCTGGATGCCATCCTTCAGGCCGTGCTTGTGGGGGTCACGGCAGGCGAAGGGTTTGGATTCAATCGGGCTATCCTCTTTCGTCCGGATTCCGAAGGGAAATTGCTGGAAGGTTACATGGCGGTAGGGCCATCCAGCAAGGAGGATGCCTACCGCATCTGGTCCGAGATCGCCTCTCGTGGCCTCACCCTCCAGGAGATCCTGGCCGAGAGCGTAAAAGCGGCGCGTGACAGCCATCACTACTTGTCCCAATTGGTGAGGCGGATCCGTGTCTCCCTCGATGACCGCTCCCATCCTCTCGTGCGGGCATTCGAAGATATGAGCGTGTGCGTGGTCACTGATGGAGACCGCCAGGGATGGTCGGGAGAGCCGGCGGATTTATGGGACGGTCTTGGTCTTGGCGAATTCGTTGTCGTGCCCCTGCATACCGACGTGGAGAGGTATGGGGTCATACTCGCTGACAATTTTGTGACCCGGCGCCCCATTACCCAGGATGATGTGGAATCGCTCCAGGTATTTGCAGCCCTTGCGTCCATAGCGATTTTCAAGGCCAGGTCATGCAGCCATCTCGAAGAGCGTCTCGGTTCCCAGGAGCGGCTTGCAATTGCGCTCGAGGAAAAACAAGACCTCCTCATGGAGGCCGAAAGACGCGCCCTGCTTGGCAGGATGTCCGACCAGCTTCTGCACGAACTTCGCAATCCCTTGACGTGCATCGGAGGTGTGGCAAATCTCCTTCGAAAAAAACTCGTGGATCCGGAGCTCAAGGGACACGCGGAGATCATCGTAAATGAGATACGGCGTCTTGAAGGTGTCCTTGCCGAGCTTTTTGCCTTTTCGAGCGCATCTACCGTCCTCCATCGGGAGGCGGTTTCCCTGTATCCACTGATAGATGCCTGTCTGATCCTCTTGCAGTCAGAGCTCGAACGGCATGGGATCACCCGCCATGTATGCATGCTGAAAAAGGACCTCGTACTCGACCTGGATGCCACGCTATTTCAGCAGGCCCTCATCCATCTTTTCAAGAACGCCATAGAGGCCATGCCGGAGGGAGGGCTCCTCACCGTTTCAGTGAGTCAAGTGAAGGACAGAACCGTGATCCAGATCACGGATACTGGTCTTGGGATCGCGAAAGGACATCTCCATCGGGTCGACGAGCCCTTTTTCACCACGAAGACCCAAGGAATGGGAATCGGTCTCACCCTTGCAAAAAGGGTTGTAGAGCTCCACGATGGGCATCTGACCCTTGCGCGTAACAGATTTGGAGGCACGACTGTGGAGATATGTCTTCCGGATGGGCAATGCCCTTCGTGA
- a CDS encoding radical SAM protein — MESKEVLRVTETFLSIQGEGDDIGWPCFFIRLAGCNLRCTYCDTRYAYQGGEERSVADLIEEWRKAQVSRVLVTGGEPLLQEGSINLMEALLAEGARVILETNGSLSLEGVPSGVVKVLDRKTPGSGMSERWNALNVGNLTKGDQVKFVLVSREDYEWAREEVLYTGLHRRAQVLFSPVISMLSPMILAHWILDDRLPVRFQVQLHKIIWGERQEGIRGHCLC; from the coding sequence ATGGAAAGTAAAGAGGTACTTCGTGTTACAGAGACCTTCCTGAGCATCCAGGGTGAAGGGGATGATATAGGATGGCCTTGTTTTTTCATCCGCCTTGCTGGATGCAACCTCCGGTGTACTTATTGCGATACTCGTTATGCGTATCAGGGCGGGGAAGAGCGGAGTGTGGCAGATCTCATTGAAGAGTGGAGAAAGGCCCAAGTTTCCCGTGTGCTGGTCACGGGAGGTGAACCACTGCTCCAGGAGGGCTCCATCAACCTCATGGAAGCCCTCTTGGCCGAGGGGGCACGGGTCATTCTCGAGACAAACGGAAGCCTTTCCTTGGAAGGGGTGCCTTCCGGCGTTGTGAAGGTCCTTGATCGCAAGACCCCGGGAAGCGGCATGTCTGAACGTTGGAATGCGCTTAACGTAGGAAATTTGACGAAAGGGGATCAGGTGAAGTTCGTTCTTGTGTCACGTGAAGATTACGAATGGGCACGCGAAGAGGTCCTGTATACAGGATTGCACAGGCGCGCCCAGGTGCTCTTTTCCCCTGTTATTTCGATGCTTTCTCCAATGATTTTGGCGCATTGGATTCTCGATGACAGGCTGCCTGTCCGTTTTCAGGTCCAGCTCCACAAGATCATTTGGGGAGAGAGGCAAGAAGGTATTCGCGGTCACTGCCTCTGTTGA
- a CDS encoding Maf family protein, giving the protein MHEYKRSGPFQAAIPIVLASASPRRRSLLFGLGIDVVVAPSQGREPEPRVGESPERYARRTAWEKVHDVSRLYPDSLVIGADTVVVFDGQIIGKPRDAYDARETLRRLAGRRHEVVTVCCILPPDGLGPAEDFSVTTGVWIAPVDEAVIGSYVDGGEPMDKAGSYAIQGAGAFLVERIEGSYTNVVGLPLCELVSVLKRVGAITPRSHEGGLGDA; this is encoded by the coding sequence ATGCACGAGTACAAACGCTCGGGCCCTTTTCAGGCTGCCATCCCCATAGTCCTCGCCTCCGCCTCCCCCCGCCGTCGTTCGCTCCTCTTCGGTTTGGGAATCGATGTTGTGGTCGCGCCTTCCCAAGGCAGGGAGCCCGAGCCCCGGGTTGGAGAGTCTCCAGAGAGATACGCCCGCCGAACGGCCTGGGAAAAGGTCCATGATGTCTCCCGTTTGTATCCTGATTCCCTAGTCATCGGGGCGGATACTGTTGTGGTTTTCGATGGGCAGATCATTGGAAAACCCCGGGATGCCTACGATGCCCGGGAGACCCTTCGACGTCTTGCAGGCAGACGTCACGAGGTCGTGACCGTGTGTTGCATTCTTCCCCCGGATGGGCTGGGGCCTGCCGAGGACTTTTCGGTGACGACCGGTGTGTGGATCGCCCCTGTGGATGAGGCCGTCATCGGGTCCTACGTGGATGGCGGTGAGCCCATGGACAAGGCCGGAAGCTATGCGATCCAGGGAGCCGGGGCCTTTCTCGTAGAGAGGATCGAGGGTTCTTATACGAACGTGGTGGGCCTGCCTCTATGCGAGCTCGTTTCCGTCCTCAAAAGGGTCGGGGCCATTACACCCAGGTCTCATGAAGGGGGGCTAGGGGATGCTTGA
- the queD gene encoding 6-carboxytetrahydropterin synthase QueD: MYEIFVKMEFSAAHYLRNYPGNCERLHGHNWGVEVAVRTERLDSIGMGIDFRDLKKAVSQVLDDLDHKNLNEIDEFREKNPSSELIAAHIFRRVQDALAHRPDVSVSRVTVSETPRSGVTYWE; this comes from the coding sequence ATGTATGAGATCTTTGTGAAAATGGAGTTCTCCGCCGCCCATTACCTGAGAAACTATCCGGGAAACTGTGAACGTCTGCACGGTCACAATTGGGGTGTGGAGGTTGCGGTCCGAACGGAGCGTCTTGACAGTATCGGCATGGGGATCGATTTCCGGGACCTCAAAAAGGCTGTATCGCAGGTCCTCGACGACCTCGACCACAAGAACCTCAATGAGATCGATGAATTTCGGGAGAAGAACCCTTCCTCGGAACTGATCGCAGCCCATATTTTCAGGAGGGTGCAAGATGCCCTTGCTCATCGGCCAGATGTGTCCGTCTCCCGCGTGACCGTCAGCGAAACGCCTCGATCGGGCGTCACATATTGGGAATGA
- the atpA gene encoding F0F1 ATP synthase subunit alpha yields MAQISAAEISDIIKKQIQGYEKQIDLAETGTVLSVGDNVARVYGIRNCMAMELVEFPGGVMGIALNLEQDNVGVAVMGSTEKIKEGDLVKRTGRIAQVPVGEALLGRVVDALGNPIDGKGPINATEFRRIEMVAPGVIARKPVHEPCYTGLKAIDAMTPVGRGQRELIIGDRQIGKTAIAVDAILAQKETDVYCIYVATGQKQSTVALVVEALRKYGALEYTTIVSSCASEPASLQYISAYAGCAMGEYFRDNGKHALIIYDDLSKQAVSYRELSLLLRRPPGREAYPGDIFYNHSRLLERAAKLNDELGAGSLTALPIIETQQGDVSAFIPTNVISITDGQIYLDPRLFFAGYRPAINVGLSVSRVGGAAQVKAMKQVAGTLRLDLAQYRELAAFAQFGSDLDKATQQQLHRGERLVEILKQPQYQPLPMHKQVTILFAGTRGLLDELPVSSLGAFEQELYSYIEKKYPQIFSELNEKKEISDDLDKLMRTAIQECVKEFKSTRNI; encoded by the coding sequence ATGGCACAGATCAGCGCAGCGGAAATCAGTGATATCATAAAAAAGCAGATTCAGGGCTATGAAAAACAGATAGACTTGGCCGAGACGGGTACGGTCCTGTCTGTTGGAGACAACGTCGCCCGTGTCTATGGTATCCGTAACTGCATGGCCATGGAGCTGGTCGAGTTTCCGGGGGGCGTCATGGGAATCGCCCTTAACCTGGAGCAGGACAACGTGGGTGTGGCGGTTATGGGGAGCACTGAAAAGATCAAAGAGGGTGACCTTGTGAAAAGGACCGGCCGTATCGCGCAGGTCCCTGTCGGGGAGGCCCTGCTTGGCCGTGTTGTCGATGCCCTCGGGAATCCCATCGACGGCAAGGGACCCATCAATGCAACGGAGTTCCGGCGTATTGAGATGGTGGCGCCCGGCGTCATTGCTCGAAAACCTGTTCACGAACCATGCTATACCGGGCTCAAGGCCATCGATGCCATGACTCCGGTTGGGAGGGGGCAGCGGGAACTCATAATTGGTGACCGTCAGATCGGGAAAACGGCTATCGCAGTGGATGCCATCCTCGCACAGAAAGAGACGGATGTCTATTGCATATATGTCGCTACAGGACAAAAGCAATCCACGGTTGCCCTTGTCGTCGAGGCCCTTCGGAAATACGGAGCCCTTGAATACACGACCATTGTTTCGTCGTGTGCGAGTGAGCCGGCATCACTTCAGTACATTTCGGCGTATGCCGGGTGTGCGATGGGAGAGTATTTCCGGGATAATGGAAAGCACGCTCTGATCATCTATGATGATTTGTCCAAACAGGCCGTCTCTTACCGCGAGTTGTCCCTCCTCCTCAGACGGCCTCCTGGACGAGAGGCATATCCAGGTGACATTTTCTACAACCACTCTCGACTCCTCGAGAGGGCGGCAAAGTTGAACGATGAACTTGGCGCTGGAAGCCTCACCGCCCTTCCCATCATAGAGACCCAGCAAGGTGACGTTTCGGCCTTCATCCCCACAAACGTCATCTCCATAACGGACGGTCAGATATATCTGGACCCGCGCCTCTTTTTCGCAGGCTATCGGCCCGCCATCAACGTCGGTCTGTCGGTCTCCCGGGTCGGAGGTGCGGCTCAAGTGAAGGCCATGAAGCAGGTTGCTGGTACCCTCAGGCTGGACTTGGCCCAGTATAGAGAGCTGGCCGCCTTTGCCCAGTTCGGAAGCGATCTCGACAAGGCGACTCAACAGCAGCTCCACCGAGGTGAACGTCTGGTTGAGATCCTCAAACAGCCTCAGTATCAACCTCTTCCCATGCACAAACAGGTGACAATCCTCTTTGCAGGGACACGCGGGCTTCTTGATGAACTTCCCGTAAGCAGTCTTGGTGCCTTCGAGCAGGAGCTTTATTCATACATTGAAAAGAAATATCCCCAAATTTTCAGTGAACTCAATGAAAAGAAAGAGATTAGTGATGATCTTGACAAGCTAATGAGAACGGCCATTCAGGAGTGCGTAAAAGAGTTCAAATCGACACGCAACATCTAA
- the atpF gene encoding F0F1 ATP synthase subunit B — translation MASEHAPASESPAAATAQEAHGEHAGDMEEHGAHHGVTKSQVMNFIWHCLNFSILVVVLVKYLRKPISEALRGRTESIRASFEELEAKKRDAERKYAEYEKRLSGLEAEAQRILATFVEQGQAEKEKIIAQAKEAAERVKAQAELYVAQELAKARAQLQFEVAEMASRMAEELIRKNITIEDQHRLIGEYLERVVTKH, via the coding sequence ATGGCTTCTGAGCATGCTCCTGCCAGCGAAAGCCCTGCGGCAGCCACCGCACAAGAAGCCCATGGCGAACATGCGGGCGACATGGAAGAACACGGCGCCCATCATGGCGTCACCAAAAGTCAGGTGATGAATTTCATCTGGCACTGCCTCAATTTTAGTATCCTCGTGGTTGTCCTTGTGAAATATCTCCGAAAGCCCATCTCCGAGGCCCTGCGCGGAAGGACCGAGTCCATTCGGGCCTCATTCGAGGAACTTGAGGCGAAAAAGAGGGACGCGGAACGCAAATACGCTGAGTACGAAAAGAGGCTTTCAGGCCTGGAGGCAGAGGCGCAGCGCATACTGGCCACCTTCGTCGAGCAAGGGCAGGCGGAAAAGGAAAAGATCATAGCGCAGGCAAAAGAAGCAGCCGAGCGCGTCAAGGCCCAGGCGGAGCTTTATGTCGCCCAGGAGCTAGCAAAAGCCCGGGCCCAGCTCCAGTTCGAGGTAGCCGAGATGGCCTCGCGCATGGCTGAAGAACTGATTAGGAAGAATATCACCATTGAGGATCAGCATCGTCTGATTGGCGAATATCTCGAAAGGGTGGTGACCAAGCATTGA
- the pcnB gene encoding polynucleotide adenylyltransferase PcnB, which yields MKNWKSVENQGVDKENSSCRTYFSGDNADGECLPTRASEHAGRQPFDEGLPLIIPRSEHPISRKDIDREALKVLYRLKDHGFIAYLVGGSVRDLLLGKRPKDFDVGTNARPEEIRKIFAHSRIIGKRFRLVHVYFRGGKVIEVSTFRRRAEEDVECLQDDRLENDVYGSPQEDAFRRDLTINGLFYNIADFSVIDHVGGMADLNAGVIRVIGEPDRRFSRDPVRMMRAIRHAARCGFVIEPKTWDAILRNGQKICMCATPRIRDEWLKDIQSGASRAWAELMLKSGLFHVIFPGYAHALDGSGAEETVRLLLALFAHVDTMISSGSPVDESFLLALFAYPALEVKSEWDALRTDRLRWPTAQVRELLNALIFPYDFKKAVRDRASLILANLFPLDLCMKKGSWPKRVWNKPTFQDTVRLFNAVQEARGLPGIGPDPHLAQPDRDDRSPRRRGRGRKRRSRPSATEAEREGDSSH from the coding sequence ATGAAGAATTGGAAAAGCGTAGAAAATCAGGGTGTTGACAAGGAGAATTCCTCGTGCCGGACCTATTTTAGCGGGGATAATGCCGACGGAGAATGCCTTCCCACACGGGCATCTGAACATGCAGGCCGCCAGCCCTTTGATGAGGGTCTTCCTCTCATCATACCCCGGTCTGAGCACCCCATTAGCAGAAAGGACATCGACCGGGAGGCGCTCAAGGTCCTATACAGACTCAAAGATCACGGGTTTATCGCCTATCTCGTGGGAGGGAGCGTGCGCGACCTCCTTTTGGGCAAACGCCCCAAGGACTTTGACGTGGGGACAAACGCGCGTCCAGAGGAGATTCGGAAGATCTTTGCCCACAGCAGGATCATCGGAAAGCGTTTCCGGCTCGTCCATGTATACTTTCGCGGAGGAAAGGTGATCGAGGTCTCGACCTTCAGAAGACGCGCCGAAGAGGATGTGGAGTGCCTCCAGGACGACCGGCTCGAAAATGACGTCTATGGTTCCCCGCAGGAGGACGCCTTTCGTCGGGACCTTACGATCAACGGACTTTTTTACAACATCGCTGATTTCAGCGTGATCGACCACGTCGGGGGCATGGCCGATCTCAATGCCGGCGTGATCCGTGTCATTGGTGAACCGGACAGGCGTTTTTCTCGGGATCCCGTGCGCATGATGCGGGCGATCCGGCATGCGGCCCGTTGCGGATTTGTGATCGAGCCCAAGACCTGGGACGCGATCCTTCGAAACGGCCAGAAGATCTGTATGTGCGCTACCCCTCGGATCCGCGACGAATGGCTCAAGGACATACAGTCAGGGGCCTCTCGTGCCTGGGCGGAACTCATGCTCAAGAGCGGGCTTTTTCATGTCATCTTTCCAGGTTACGCCCATGCCCTCGATGGATCCGGAGCGGAAGAAACGGTGCGTCTCCTTCTTGCCCTTTTCGCCCATGTGGATACGATGATCTCGAGCGGATCGCCGGTGGACGAGTCCTTTCTTCTCGCCCTTTTCGCCTATCCCGCTCTCGAGGTAAAGTCCGAATGGGATGCCCTTCGAACAGACAGGCTCCGTTGGCCCACTGCTCAGGTGCGGGAACTCTTGAACGCACTTATTTTTCCTTACGACTTCAAGAAGGCGGTCAGGGACCGGGCCTCCCTCATCCTGGCCAATCTTTTTCCCCTCGATCTGTGCATGAAAAAGGGCAGCTGGCCTAAGAGGGTCTGGAACAAGCCGACGTTTCAGGATACAGTCCGGTTGTTTAATGCGGTTCAGGAGGCGCGTGGGCTTCCAGGCATCGGCCCGGATCCCCATCTCGCCCAGCCTGATAGGGATGACAGGTCACCGCGGCGAAGAGGAAGAGGAAGAAAAAGGAGGAGCAGGCCCAGTGCAACTGAGGCAGAACGCGAGGGAGATAGTTCTCATTGA
- the rpe gene encoding ribulose-phosphate 3-epimerase: MSMRIAPSILSADFSRLGDEVRALEAAGADVIHVDVMDGRFVPNITIGPSVVSSIRKVTDLPLDVHLMIEDPDRYLEAFAEAGASWISVHVETCIHIHRTLLRIRDLGALAGAVLNPGTSPLTLEYILDDLDFVLIMGVNPGFGGQRFIPSSIAKIRAVKEMIFRRGLGVSIEVDGGISSETIQEVAKAGADVCVAGSAILGAGDYVDAIKRLKALASKR; the protein is encoded by the coding sequence ATGTCCATGCGAATTGCCCCATCCATCCTGTCGGCGGATTTTAGCAGGCTCGGGGACGAGGTGCGGGCGCTGGAGGCAGCCGGTGCCGATGTCATCCATGTGGATGTGATGGATGGGAGATTCGTCCCGAACATCACTATCGGTCCCTCGGTCGTCTCCTCCATTCGAAAGGTCACGGATCTCCCCCTCGACGTGCATCTCATGATCGAGGACCCAGACCGGTATCTCGAGGCCTTTGCCGAGGCGGGTGCCTCATGGATCTCCGTTCATGTGGAGACCTGTATCCATATCCACCGTACCCTTCTCCGGATTCGGGATCTGGGGGCCTTAGCAGGCGCCGTTCTCAACCCTGGCACTTCTCCCCTCACTCTCGAATACATTCTTGATGACCTGGATTTCGTGCTCATAATGGGCGTCAACCCGGGTTTCGGAGGCCAGAGGTTTATCCCCTCTTCAATAGCAAAGATCCGCGCCGTCAAGGAGATGATCTTCCGAAGGGGATTAGGGGTTTCCATCGAGGTGGATGGGGGGATCTCCTCCGAGACCATTCAAGAGGTGGCAAAAGCCGGCGCAGACGTATGTGTCGCAGGTTCCGCGATCCTCGGGGCCGGAGATTACGTAGACGCCATTAAGCGTTTGAAGGCCTTGGCCAGCAAAAGGTGA
- a CDS encoding TatD family hydrolase: MGNALRDKGAVRPYFVDTHVHLDLPPLSRGPDEVIERAEDAGVVQMVTIGIDAHSSRRAVAIAEDFENVYAAVGIHPHDAAHVTSDDFSALEGLLHHPKVVAIGEIGLDYAKEFSPRYIQQEVFIYLVDLARRAGLPVVIHDREAHDDILACIQPRVEGLTGVFHCYSGDVDLARRVLDLGFYLSITGIVTFPKADILRSVVAYVPLDRLLIETDSPYLSPIPFRGRPNEPARVVLVAEAIARIRNISLEEVASCTSTNARALFRLPSP, encoded by the coding sequence ATGGGCAATGCCCTTCGTGACAAAGGGGCCGTTCGCCCCTATTTCGTCGATACTCATGTCCATCTCGATCTTCCTCCCCTCTCGAGGGGCCCGGACGAGGTAATCGAGCGCGCAGAGGATGCCGGCGTGGTCCAGATGGTGACTATCGGTATCGATGCGCATAGTTCCCGCAGGGCCGTGGCCATCGCAGAGGATTTCGAAAATGTCTATGCTGCAGTGGGGATCCATCCGCACGATGCCGCACATGTCACTTCCGATGATTTCTCCGCCCTGGAGGGACTGCTGCATCATCCCAAGGTGGTTGCCATTGGGGAGATCGGCCTTGACTATGCCAAGGAATTCTCTCCCAGGTATATCCAGCAGGAGGTCTTCATCTACCTGGTGGATCTGGCCCGCAGAGCCGGTCTTCCTGTCGTGATCCATGATCGGGAGGCCCACGATGATATCCTCGCCTGCATCCAGCCTCGAGTAGAGGGTCTTACAGGGGTCTTCCATTGTTATTCCGGGGACGTGGACCTTGCCCGCAGGGTATTGGACCTCGGTTTTTATCTTTCCATCACCGGTATCGTGACATTTCCCAAGGCCGACATCCTACGGAGCGTAGTGGCTTACGTCCCTCTCGACCGACTGCTCATCGAGACGGATTCCCCATATCTGAGTCCCATCCCTTTTCGGGGCCGTCCCAATGAGCCAGCACGGGTTGTCCTCGTGGCCGAGGCGATTGCACGGATCAGGAACATTTCTTTAGAGGAAGTGGCATCATGCACGAGTACAAACGCTCGGGCCCTTTTCAGGCTGCCATCCCCATAG
- a CDS encoding YggS family pyridoxal phosphate-dependent enzyme — translation MLEQRLHDVRSRVAQAALRAGRSPEDVRILAVTKGVSAATIREAMDLGQRLFGENYLQEALLKREDLGEASQNGEWHFIGRLQKNKVRRVCESFSYIQSVDDLRLFEAIDRVSKEMGRVMPVFLQINVGHEASKGGILPEDLPVFLEKSKRFGSVAIRGLMAIPPFSEDPEDARGWFRALRELRDRMNDLGRLTCPLTELSMGMSHDFEVAIEEGATVVRIGTALFGPRIPRQEV, via the coding sequence ATGCTTGAGCAGCGTTTACACGATGTGAGAAGCCGGGTCGCGCAGGCGGCCCTTCGGGCAGGGCGCTCTCCAGAGGACGTCCGGATCCTTGCTGTTACGAAAGGAGTGTCCGCTGCAACCATTCGGGAGGCCATGGATCTGGGCCAACGCCTTTTCGGGGAGAATTACCTGCAGGAGGCCCTTTTGAAACGGGAGGATCTTGGTGAGGCATCCCAGAACGGCGAATGGCACTTCATCGGCCGTCTTCAGAAGAATAAGGTGCGCCGTGTGTGTGAGTCCTTTTCATACATCCAGTCCGTAGACGACCTGCGGCTTTTCGAAGCGATAGACAGGGTCTCTAAAGAAATGGGACGTGTCATGCCCGTCTTCCTTCAGATAAACGTGGGACATGAGGCCTCGAAGGGCGGGATCCTGCCGGAAGACCTGCCTGTATTTCTGGAGAAGTCGAAACGCTTCGGGTCTGTTGCGATTCGGGGCCTCATGGCGATCCCCCCTTTTTCCGAAGACCCGGAGGATGCGAGGGGGTGGTTTCGCGCCCTCAGGGAATTACGGGACCGCATGAACGATCTCGGGCGGCTGACGTGTCCGCTCACCGAGCTTTCCATGGGCATGTCCCATGATTTTGAGGTCGCCATTGAGGAAGGCGCCACGGTCGTCAGGATCGGCACCGCCCTTTTCGGGCCGCGCATTCCGAGACAGGAGGTATAA
- the atpH gene encoding ATP synthase F1 subunit delta encodes MGKELGELDAIREKVVALDAFFRENPDIEQALSNPIYPPDIKKAVTEEIAKAFEMSGALETFLGLLIERRRVHYFRQIIDAFQEFVDDEKGVVKAIVKTAVPLPDDLSEKVRELLAKVAGKQVVVQVQEDPEIIGGIIVRIGDTVWDGSIRSQLQALKQSIERGEAR; translated from the coding sequence TTGGGCAAGGAACTTGGGGAGCTGGATGCAATACGTGAGAAAGTGGTTGCTCTGGATGCCTTTTTTCGTGAGAATCCAGATATAGAGCAGGCCCTCTCCAATCCCATTTATCCTCCCGATATCAAAAAGGCGGTGACGGAAGAGATTGCCAAGGCATTTGAGATGTCAGGGGCGCTGGAGACATTTCTGGGTCTCCTCATCGAACGAAGGCGCGTACATTACTTCCGCCAGATAATCGACGCATTTCAGGAGTTTGTTGACGATGAGAAAGGGGTGGTAAAGGCGATAGTCAAAACGGCCGTCCCCCTCCCGGATGATCTGTCGGAAAAGGTCAGGGAGCTTCTTGCGAAAGTCGCTGGCAAGCAGGTCGTTGTGCAGGTGCAGGAAGACCCCGAGATCATAGGAGGAATCATCGTGCGCATTGGTGATACCGTGTGGGACGGAAGCATACGAAGTCAGTTACAGGCCCTTAAACAATCCATAGAGAGAGGTGAGGCACGATAA